The genome window TTCTGGAGGTCATAAAGGCGAAAAGTCTCGATGAAAAGGAACGGACGCTACTTGAACTCGTATCAGGAGGTCGTCACACTATCCCATCTTTGAGCGAGGCGCTGGATCTCGACGAGATTACGGAGTTACCGGACGATATCGCTATTGTATCGGTTACTGATACCATAAATGGTACCGACAACACGTCGTCGAAATAGTGGCAGTGCGAAGCATGGCTATGGCTGGTTACAAGATCCTGCAAGCTGAAAAACAGGGCATATACGTCCTGAAGTTTATCGGGGAAATCCGGCTGAACCTGTGTTCGACGCTGGACAATCTGGTTGAGTCTATTACCGAGGATCCCGAGTTCAAGACAGTGGTGGTTGATCTCACGGAAACGGAGATCATAGACAGCACCACGCTGGGTCTGCTGGCCAAGATTGCCATGGCGGCCCAGAAACAAAGCCACTTCCTGCCCACACTGATTTCCACCAACCCGGATATCACCCGCATTATCACTTCCATGGGATTCAACAAGATCTTTATCATTGTCCGCGAACCCGCATCCCGTATTGAAGAGCTTGAAGAAATTCCTGTATTAAAAGCCAGTGAACAGCAGGTTCGGGATAAGGTTCTCGATGCGCACAAGGTTTTGATGGGGCTTAACAGCCGGAACAGGGAAGAGTTCAAGAATCTGGTGCGCGCACTGGAATGTGAAGAGCCCGGCTGACCCGGTACCATTCCGGCGACTTGTATAACGGGTACAATTCGGATTCTCACCCGATCAGACGACACAACGGATTAATTATGCCTGAAAAGAACGAGCCTCAAGACAACGGGGCCAGAGGGCCAGCACACGACGTTGCGGTTCTTGGTGGCGGCAGCTTCGGTACCGCCATGGCCAAGGTGCTGGGCGAAAATGGCCACCGCGTTCATTTCTGGATGCGTGATGAAGCCCAGGTGGAGGAAATACAGAATACGCGCGTCAACAGCCGCTATATGCCGGATGTCGAACTCAGCGGAGACATTCTTCCTACCACCGATCTCGCCGGTGCCGTCGATCGGGCGGAAGTCGTCTTTGTTGCCATTCCCAGCAAGGCCTTTCGCGCTGTTATCCGGGAGCACAGCGATGAGTTCCGCGATGGCCAGATTGTTGTCAGCCTCACCAAAGGCATCGAGGAACGCGGCTTCAAGCTCATGAGTGAGATTCTCCAGGAGGAGATTCCTCGCTGCCGAATTGGTGTCCTGAGCGGCCCGAACCTGGCCGGTGAGATTGTAAACCGCGATCTGACGGCAACGGTCATCGCTGCCAAGGACCCGGACGTTCGGCGTACCGTCCAGGACCTGCTTGGCTGTGAGTATTTTCGTGTTTACGCCAATGTCGATATCTATGGCGTCGAACTGGCCGGTGCACTGAAAAACATATACGCCATCGTGTCTGGACTGGCGACGGCGCTGGACATGGGCGAGAACGCCAAGGCCATGCTTATTACTCGCGGGCTCGCCGAAATGAGCCGCTTCGCAGTTAGCCTGGGCGCTAACCCGATGACTTTCATGGGGCTCGCCGGTGTCGGCGACCTGATTGTCACCTGTACGTCTTCCAAGAGCCGGAACTACCGTGTTGGCTATGCTGTAGGTAAGGGCAAAAATCTGGACGACGCAGTCGCCGAATTAGGGCAGGTCGCAGAAGGCATCTACACCCTGAAACTGGTGCAGGAAAAGTCTTCGGATATTGGTATATATATGCCTCTGGTGCGCGGCCTGTACGAGATTTTATATGGGACAGCCTCCATCAGTGCCGTTATTAACAGTCTTATGATGGCTGTTCAGAATTCCGATGTGGAATTCATTCTGCCGCGCACCATCAGCGAATAAGGCAATCGAGCGGAGGTTTGTCTGTGCAATTGCTCATCATGCGCCACGGTGAAGCCGGCTGGCACACGCTGGATCAGGAGCGTGAGCTGACCGAGTCTGGCAGAGATCATGTCGCGGAAGCGGCCGCACAAATTGCTGAATCTCCCTGGCGGCCGAAACTGATCTGGAGCAGCCCTTACATCAGGGCCAGACAGACCGCCGCCATTGCCTCGGAAATACTGAACTGCCCGGTGGCAGAAAAGCCATTTATCACCCCGGACGATGACCCGGGACAGTGCCTTGATGCGTTACTGGAAAGCGAGGTGTCGCCGCTTATGGTGATATCCCATATGCCTTTTGTTGGCAGTCTGGCTACTTTGCTGGTGGATGGTCACCGGCGAGGTATTCCGTTCATGACCTCCCA of Marinobacter sediminum contains these proteins:
- a CDS encoding NAD(P)H-dependent glycerol-3-phosphate dehydrogenase; amino-acid sequence: MPEKNEPQDNGARGPAHDVAVLGGGSFGTAMAKVLGENGHRVHFWMRDEAQVEEIQNTRVNSRYMPDVELSGDILPTTDLAGAVDRAEVVFVAIPSKAFRAVIREHSDEFRDGQIVVSLTKGIEERGFKLMSEILQEEIPRCRIGVLSGPNLAGEIVNRDLTATVIAAKDPDVRRTVQDLLGCEYFRVYANVDIYGVELAGALKNIYAIVSGLATALDMGENAKAMLITRGLAEMSRFAVSLGANPMTFMGLAGVGDLIVTCTSSKSRNYRVGYAVGKGKNLDDAVAELGQVAEGIYTLKLVQEKSSDIGIYMPLVRGLYEILYGTASISAVINSLMMAVQNSDVEFILPRTISE
- a CDS encoding STAS domain-containing protein — protein: MAGYKILQAEKQGIYVLKFIGEIRLNLCSTLDNLVESITEDPEFKTVVVDLTETEIIDSTTLGLLAKIAMAAQKQSHFLPTLISTNPDITRIITSMGFNKIFIIVREPASRIEELEEIPVLKASEQQVRDKVLDAHKVLMGLNSRNREEFKNLVRALECEEPG
- a CDS encoding SixA phosphatase family protein, with the translated sequence MQLLIMRHGEAGWHTLDQERELTESGRDHVAEAAAQIAESPWRPKLIWSSPYIRARQTAAIASEILNCPVAEKPFITPDDDPGQCLDALLESEVSPLMVISHMPFVGSLATLLVDGHRRGIPFMTSQAVLLDMPVVGPGCADLKAQFLP